A genomic window from Equus asinus isolate D_3611 breed Donkey chromosome 25, EquAss-T2T_v2, whole genome shotgun sequence includes:
- the LOC106828425 gene encoding T-cell surface glycoprotein CD1a-like isoform X2 — translation MRFLQLSLLVILLPGCDNKDGFQEPISFEIIRIHTFYSRSWVQTLGSIWVDELQTHKWDSNSGNYIFLWPWSKGNFSNEEWIEQEKLCSTFSIQLIRAFQNRASQWQLEYPFEVQTTAGYELRFGETSVGFIRVAYQGSDFISFQNTSWLPSPQGGSRAQDACRLFNLNQVGLEIADRFLSDTCPRLLLGILDAGKADLQRQDGTWYLRKSLDVEAIEAAGLSCRVRHSSLGGQDIILSWENDSSMGLIFAAVIVSLVLLTGLAFWLRKRRKPCATPRTPLPSQ, via the exons ATGCGGTTTCTGCAGCTTTCATTGCTAGTGATTCTCCTCCCAGGTTGTGACAATAAAGATG GCTTCCAGGAGCCGATCTCCTTTGAAATCATCCGGATCCATACCTTTTACAGCCGTTCCTGGGTACAAACTCTGGGCTCAATTTGGGTGGATGAGTTGCAGACTCATAAGTGGGACAGCAACTCAGGCAATTACATTTTCCTGTGGCCATGGTCCAAGGGCAACTTCAGCAACGAGGAGTGGATAGAACAAGAAAAGTTATGCTCTACCTTCTCCATTCAATTAATTCGGGCATTTCAGAACCGTGCCAGTCAATGGCAACTTGAAT ATCCCTTTGAGGTACAGACAACAGCAGGTTATGAGCTGCGCTTTGGGGAAACTTCAGTAGGCTTCATACGGGTTGCTTATCAAGGATCAGATTTCATAAGCTTCCAGAACACTTCATGGTTGCCATCTCCACAGGGTGGAAGTAGGGCTCAGGATGCCTGTAGACTATTCAATTTGAATCAAGTCGGCCTAGAAATAGCAGACAGGTTCCTCAGTGACACCTGCCCACGTCTCCTCCTGGGAATTCTTGATGCGGGGAAGGCAGATCTCCAGCGACAAG ATGGGACATGGTATCTTCGGAAGTCCTTGGATGTGGAAGCCATTGAGGCAGCTGGCCTGTCTTGTCGCGTGAGACACAGCAGTCTAGGAGGCCAGGACATCATCCTCTCCTGGG AAAATGACAGCTCCATGGGCTTGATCTTCGCGGCAGTGATAGTGTCCCTCGTCCTTCTGACAGGTCTGGCATTTTGGCTTAGGAAACGCCG GAAACCCTGTGCAACTCCAAGAACTCCTCTCCCTTCACAATGA
- the LOC106828425 gene encoding T-cell surface glycoprotein CD1a-like isoform X1, protein MRFLQLSLLVILLPGCDNKDGFQEPISFEIIRIHTFYSRSWVQTLGSIWVDELQTHKWDSNSGNYIFLWPWSKGNFSNEEWIEQEKLCSTFSIQLIRAFQNRASQWQLEYPFEVQTTAGYELRFGETSVGFIRVAYQGSDFISFQNTSWLPSPQGGSRAQDACRLFNLNQVGLEIADRFLSDTCPRLLLGILDAGKADLQRQVKPEAWLSTGPSSGPGHLTLVCHVSGFHPKPIWVMWMRGEQEHPGTQRSDILPNADGTWYLRKSLDVEAIEAAGLSCRVRHSSLGGQDIILSWENDSSMGLIFAAVIVSLVLLTGLAFWLRKRRKPCATPRTPLPSQ, encoded by the exons ATGCGGTTTCTGCAGCTTTCATTGCTAGTGATTCTCCTCCCAGGTTGTGACAATAAAGATG GCTTCCAGGAGCCGATCTCCTTTGAAATCATCCGGATCCATACCTTTTACAGCCGTTCCTGGGTACAAACTCTGGGCTCAATTTGGGTGGATGAGTTGCAGACTCATAAGTGGGACAGCAACTCAGGCAATTACATTTTCCTGTGGCCATGGTCCAAGGGCAACTTCAGCAACGAGGAGTGGATAGAACAAGAAAAGTTATGCTCTACCTTCTCCATTCAATTAATTCGGGCATTTCAGAACCGTGCCAGTCAATGGCAACTTGAAT ATCCCTTTGAGGTACAGACAACAGCAGGTTATGAGCTGCGCTTTGGGGAAACTTCAGTAGGCTTCATACGGGTTGCTTATCAAGGATCAGATTTCATAAGCTTCCAGAACACTTCATGGTTGCCATCTCCACAGGGTGGAAGTAGGGCTCAGGATGCCTGTAGACTATTCAATTTGAATCAAGTCGGCCTAGAAATAGCAGACAGGTTCCTCAGTGACACCTGCCCACGTCTCCTCCTGGGAATTCTTGATGCGGGGAAGGCAGATCTCCAGCGACAAG TAAAGCCAGAGGCCTGGCTGTCCACTGGCCCCAGTTCCGGTCCTGGCCATCTGACGCTTGTTTGTCATGTCTCTGGCTTCCATCCGAAGCCTATTTGGGTGATGTGGATGCGGGGCGAGCAGGAGCATCCAGGCACTCAGCGAAGTGACATCTTGCCCAATGCAGATGGGACATGGTATCTTCGGAAGTCCTTGGATGTGGAAGCCATTGAGGCAGCTGGCCTGTCTTGTCGCGTGAGACACAGCAGTCTAGGAGGCCAGGACATCATCCTCTCCTGGG AAAATGACAGCTCCATGGGCTTGATCTTCGCGGCAGTGATAGTGTCCCTCGTCCTTCTGACAGGTCTGGCATTTTGGCTTAGGAAACGCCG GAAACCCTGTGCAACTCCAAGAACTCCTCTCCCTTCACAATGA